In Candidatus Neomarinimicrobiota bacterium, the genomic window TACAGTCCTGGCCGGTGGTGAACATCCCTGGGACTTGATTACCAGATATGATGAGCCTGTTGCCACCGGGATGTATGTTTTCACCGTTGAGGATCAGAACACCAAATCAATCCAGGTCGGAAAATTTCTGGTGATTAAATGATAAATATCTTCGTGAATAAATCATTCGACTTTGCTCAGAACAGGCTCCACGATTGTGGTGATCTGAAACGAGAAATTGCTTCGTCATTTCATTTTTCGCAAAGACGAACTGGCAAAATATTTTGACATCAATTTCACGAAATCGACGATTAGGATAGCACTAAATATTTATTTTGTTTCATTGAATAAAAAGGAGAAGCTCATGAAACGTATGTACCTAATGTCAATTTTACTGCTGTCAGTGGTTACGGCCCAGACGGTGGATTTTGACACTCAGATTCAACCTATTTTTAACGCAAGCTGTACTGGCTGCCACGGAAACAGTGCCGGGCTTGATCTAGCTACTGGCCAAAGCTACGACAACCTGGTTGATGTGGTATCAACCAATTATGCACCGGCCCTGCGAGTGGTTAGTGGTGACCCCACGCTTTCAGTGCTCTATAATAAAGTTGCCGGAAACGGAACCAATGGTCAACAAATGCCTGTTGGCGGTAGTTTGACACCCGATCAGATCGCCTTGATCGGAACCTGGATCACTGAACTGGGTGCTGTCATCCCCATAACGATCGCCGAAGCTCGGGAAACTCCTGAAGGAGAAGTTGTCACCATCGAGGGAATTGTCACCAGTGGTAACTTTGGAACCGCCGGTAGTAGAACTGAATATACAGTCCAGGATCCTACAGCTGCTCTTGTCGTTTATGCTTATGGATTTGATGCTGGGTTATTGGTTGGTGACGCGGTTACCATCACCGGTGAACTGGATTCCTATAACGGAAAATTTGAGATCGTACCAGCCAGCCCAACTGATGTTGTTGTTGAAACCAGCGGTAATGACCTGCCTGCTTTTCAGGTCTTGACCATTGCTGAGATCCTGGCTGACGGAGAAGCTTATGAAGCGGAACTGGTCCGGGTAGACAGTGCGACAATTATAGGTGGAGATGCCTGGCCAACCTCAGGAAACAACGCGAACATGACCATCTCTGATCCTTCAGGTGAAACCATGACCATGCGTATTGACAAAGACACCGATGTTGATGAAAACGATCAGATCATGGGTTACTTTAATCTTCAATCCATCATCGGACAATACGACAGTACTGATCCCTACGATGAGGGCTATCAGGTTTTTCCCCGATTTTATACTGACTTTGAACAGATTGGTGATCCCACACCTCAGATCACAGATATCAGCCAGGATCCTGCCAGTCCGACTCCCACAGATGATGTAACGATCTCTGCCGTCATTGTTGATAATAGCAGCGTGGCTTCTGCATCGTTGAACTATACGGTGAACGCCGGTGTTGAAATGGTAGTTGTCATGATACCTGGCGAAAATGATAGTTATGCTGGTGTGATCCCGGCTCAGGTAGCCAACGCGGTTGTGATCTATACGATCAGTGCTACTGATGATCTGGGTGGTGTGAGTACTTCAAATGAGATGACCTATCTGGTTTATGGTGGAGATATCACACCCATTGCCTCACTACAGGATGGCACGGTACCAAGCGGCACAAGTGTTACCATTGAGGGTATTGTTACCGCTGAGCCCTATGCCTTCTATCCTGAAGATGATCTGCACTACTTTTATATTCAGGATGCCCAGGCTGCCTATTCCGGTATCATGGTCTACGACGTTGGTCGTGCCGTGGTCGAAGGTGATGAAATTCGCCTGACCGGTACGGTCACCGAGTATTATGATCTGACTGAGATGGTTGATGTCACTGAGTTTGAAATCCTGAGTTCCGGAAATATTGTAGAACCGCTGGTGGTTACTTTGCAAGCCGACATGGAGCCTTATGAAGGTTGCTTGATCGAGATCCAGGGTGTGGCTGTCTCTAATCCTGATCTTGGTTATGGTGAGTGGAGCGTTACCGACGGCACCAACGAACTGGTCCTTGATGATAAAGCGGACTATTTTTACACACCTGTTCAGGATGAAGCATTGGCTTCTGTAGTCGGCGTATTGGACTACTCCTGGGGTGCCTTTAAACTGCTGCCACGTCTGGCTCGTGACATTCAGACAAATGATGGCCTAACCCGGATCCAGGCTATTCAGCAGGTTAATTATTCTGATATTATGCCGCATTATGATGCTTTGGACAGCAGCATCTATTTTGCTGACACCTCCTACTATCACGAGGGCTGGACCGATACAACCATCGTTACTGTTCAAGGTATTGTAACGATGCCAACAGGTCTGTCCTATGCCGGCAATGGCATCAAATTCATCCTGCAGGATGTAAACGGAGGCCCCTGGTCATCCATTTTGAGCTATCACCCTGATTCTTCAGCCTTTCCTGTATTGTTTGAGGGAGACATGATCGAGATATCCGGGCGTATCATGGAGTTCACCACTCCTGGTAGTGCCGGTTCTTCAGCCATGACTGAGCTTTGGATTACTCAGGAGATCGAATTGATCAACTTTGATGTTCCGGTTCCTGAAGTACCTGTTGTGGCTACTGGTGACCTGCGTTGGCCCACAACAGCCGAGCAGTGGGGTAATGTGATGGTTAAGGTAGTAGATGCCACCATTGTTGAACTTAACCCGACTGGTTTTGATATCATGGCGTTGGATGACGGTAGTGGAATTGTCTATGTGGATGATGATTCAGATAGTCTTGGTACCTATATCCTGCCACCAGCAGGTTCAGTATTTGATGAAGTTCGGGGTTGGATCTACCATCACTATGGTTCCTATGAGGACTCCACTACTTACAAGCTGGTTCCCCTCTATGAAAGTGATCTGGTTCTGAATACAGATGCCATCGATAATCTGGTTGTCCCTGAAGGGTATGCTCTGGGGAATTATCCCAACCCCTTCAACCCCAGCACAAACATTGCTTTCAGTATCCCTGAAGCTCAAACCGTGCGTCTGATCATTTACAATCAACGGGGACAACATGTGGTCACCCTCATGAATCGACCCTTACAATCAGGTGATTATGAAGTGACCTGGCAGGGTCTTAATGCTGCTGGCAAGCCCGTTTCATCCGGCCTGTACTTCTACCGAATGATAGCTGGTACCGAGCAGTTAGTCGGCAAGATGACCTATTTGAAGTAAACCAAGATCCTGTAATTCCTGCCCGAGCTTTGCCTTGGGCAGGAGTAGCAGGCTTTTATAACTAACATATTGCACTCTTAAAACGAATGACTCCAAGATGAAATCACGGACACCGTTGGGAACAGCCCTTTGGATTTTATTGGTATTACTGCTGGTTGTGGCCTGTGATTCTCTGAAAAATCCCTTTCTCGAGGAATTACCATCTGAGGGGTTGACCAATCAACCGCCTGAGACTCATATTTTTATCACCTTTGATCCGGAGTTGATGGATACGATCATCACGGAGGGTGACACGCTGATCACGCTGCACCTGGCGGATACATCCACCAGTCAGCAGGTTCTTTTCTGGTGGGGCGAAGACCCTGATGGCGAAGTCGTGGCCTATCATTATCGCTGGAGCTACCAGGATGACTGGACCCGGACTACTGCTGAAACAGACACCTTTTTTCTCCCGTTACAAGTTGCCTATGATGAATATCTGTTCGAGGTCAAAGCAGAAGACAATAGTGGCGATCTGGATCCCTCACCGGCCATTTTGAGGACGCCTGTTGTCAATTCGGCTCCCCAGATCGAATTCAGCCAGAACAGCAATCCCACTGCGGGTAATAATCCTGATGTAACCCATGTCACCTTTCCAACGCGAACCTTTGCCTGGTCTGTCTCAGATCTTGATGGACTTGAAACCATTAATCACATCCGCTATAAACTGGATTCCACCAGTACCTGGCATTATCTGGATCGGGATATTTCTTCCATCACATTGACAGGGATCGCGCCCGGATTACATACCTTTTATGTTCAGGCTATCGATACTGCCGGTTTTGAAAGCAATTTACTACAATTCCCCGACTCCAGTGATACTCACTCACCTAACGGCTGGCAAGTGATCGAGCCCGTGGGCGATATCCTGCTCATTGATGATTTCAAATTGGATAACGGCTCCGTTCATGGTTTCTATACTGAAATCCTTGACTCCCTCGCCGGGTTAGATAACTACTCAACTTTCACCATCGGTTATGACGAAAAAGCCCTTCCAGGCACAAACGCTGACCAGATCGCCATGTTCAATTACTTCAAGACAGTGGTCTGGTATCACTACTCTGAAGCCCCAAATCTGCCTGCTGCAGACGGAGCACTGAGAACCTATATTGAAACCGGAGGCAATGTATTTGTGTCCAGTATTTTCATCAATACGGACTATACATTTACCAGTATTGACTCAAATTGGATCATCGATCCTACTGGCCGGATGTTACCTGGCTTACAGATCAATCTTGTGGATCCTACGGTAACTGACTCCTTGGTTTTTATCCCGGAACTCACTCTGGAAACCTCAGTCCTGATCTCCAAACGGGTCAGCGCTTATTATCCAACGACATTTTTTGAGGGTGAGGTCAGTCAAGACCTGTTTATTTTGGACGAGCCGCGTAACAGTAACGAAAACTGGACTGGTCAACCCCCTATTGCTCAGCTATTCCAACCGGCATCGGGGAGTGGTCGATCCATCTTTTTCAGCTTACCGCTCCATAAGTGCAATGCCAATAATAATATTATCCAGGTAATGGACTATCTCCTCTTTGAGGTTTTTGAATGACCAAACAGGTGTTGACCTTTTTGCTGCTGTTTGCTTTAGTGGTTTCTGTGGAGGCTCAGGGTACCTGTGTCATTGAGGGTCAAGTCAATGATCCAATAGCCGGGATGGCCATGCCAGGTGTTAATGTTATTGTGAAAGGAACCTATTACGGTGGCGCTACGGATCTGGAGGGTCGCTTTCGTTTGACAGGGATGTCACCAGGCACCTACGATCTGGAATTTACCATGATCGGCTATAAAGTTGTGCTCAGAACTGGCATCGCGGTTACCATCGCCGAACCGGCCTACATTGAGATCGATCTGGAAGAAACCACCCTGGCTCTGGGTCAGGAAATCGTCGTTGAGGGAGATCGTCCTTTATTCGAGGTCGACCAGACTGCTTCCAGTGTGCGACTTACCGGGGATGATCTCAAATTAAGCATCGTTGATAATGTGGCAGATATTCTGGCTGAGCAGGCTGGGATCACCTCTCAGGATAATGAGATCCACGTCCGGGGCGGTCGGGTAGATGAATCCATGTTCATCGTGGATGGCATGTCTGTAAAGGATCCTCTCTCCGGGTACTCCAATAATCTGTATGTGAATGTAGATGCCATCGAAGAACTTGAGGTGATAACGGGTGGTTTTAATGCTGAATACGGTCAAGCCATGTCCGGCATCATTAATATCAGGATCAAGGAGGGTTCCCAGAATTACCACGGAACTCTAGCCTACTCCAGTGACAATTTCGGTCTGACCGAACTGCCCTGGGATAGTTTTAACAAAGATCGCCTGGAATTCACTTTAAGTGGTCCGGATCCCCTCTCCAGCATATTGAAGCGTATTGGTCTTAAAATTCCGGGGAAATTTAGTTTCTTTGCCAACGGTTACATGCATCTGTATGACTCCTACCTGCCCCAGGCTGATAAGCTGGTGGCCGCCCAGGAGTGGATGAAACCGCTTACTATTCGGGAAGAAAATGATTGGCATGCCCTTTATAAATTGACCTGGCGCATAAACAATCAGCAAAAGCTCAGTGTATCGTATGACCGTTCTTTGAATATCAACCAGGGCTATTTCATGTCTCGTTTCCAGGGTCGGAGTGGGTTCCCTTATGCTTATAAGGAACTGTTGAACAACTATAATACGCTGACCAAGGAATCCATTCTCACCACCTTACTCTATACCCATACTCTTTCACCAAAACTTTTTTATGAGATCACCATGGGTCGCTTCTTCACCAATCTGCATTCTGCTGTGCAGGGTCAGCATTGGACCGAATATGAGCAAACTGCGGATATCGAACCGATCAATTATTATCAGACCGGTATTGATGGGCGGATCGATATTGCTTATGGCGATGAGTTCTGGGACCATGGAGATGCACCGGATTGGTATGATTACTATTCTGATAATCTTTCCGTGGATCTGGATGTGAATTATCAACCATCGCAGCGTCACAGCTTTAAAACCGGGTTTGATCACAAACGATCAGAGCTCCAGGTCATCGATATTGATTCACCTTGGTTGGGAGAGTCAGGATTTGGTCGGAACTATGACTTTTTTAACGTAGCCACGGATTACGGATCGATCTATTTCCAAGACCGGATCACCTTTGACGGAATGATTGCCAATCTGGGTTTACGCTATGACTATTGGTTTCCCGGTCAGTATCTGGAAGATGCAGTAGCAGACAGCAGTGTCCTGACCATCACTGATGCCGCTCGAGCCAAATTCTATGATGAAACTTTTCAACTATTGGGTAACGGTCCCAGAGGCAAGGGACACCTGAGTCCCCGTCTGGGCATATCTCACCCCGTCACTGATTCTGATGTGTTGTATTTCAACTACGGTCATTTTTCACAGCTCCCAACCTTCAATTATGTTTATGCCAAGTTACGTGCTTCAGCTGAAGCCACTTACCAGTTATTCGGGAATCCGAATTTGAAACCCAAGACCACGGTGGCTTATGAGATCGGGATCAAACACAAGTTTGATGCCAATCAAGTATTGGAAGTGAAGGCTTTCTACAAGGATATGTTCGATTATGAGACCAGCCAGCGGGTGACCCTGTTTAATCCGCGTTATGGTCATTTATCATATCTGATATTCATCAATGCGGACTATGCCCGTTCCCGAGGGATCGAAGTAAAATTTAAACGTCGCTTTGCTAAATTCTTTTCAGCTGATGCCAACTTGAGTTACAGCATCACGACAGGTAAAAGTTCTACACCGCTTGATAATCTACTGGTGGAGGCAGGGCGGCTGGATGAAAAGCCTCTCGGTGAGAATTTTCTGCGCTGGGATCAACCGATCAGCCTGTTTACCAATCTTCATTTCAATCTGGGTCGCAAAGACGATGTGAGGCTCTTTGGATTCAGATTACCCCGTGATTGGGGTGTTTCCGCCCGGATCGAATATGAGAGTGGCCGACGCTACACGGCCATGCAAAATATCACTCTGCGTGAAGTGGACGGTCAGTTCTACTATGAGGGCACTCCCCAGAGCGACAAGCCCTATACCCTGTTGGCCGATCCGATTACCACGGTAGATCTAAAATTTAATAAGTTCTTCAAGATGGCTGCATTGGACTGGAAAGCCTATTGCACCATTGAGAATTTGTTCAATGTAAAACGTCCCCGGATGATTAATTCATTTACCGGTAAGCCCTATGACCCGGGCGAAATCTTCTCGTATGGATATGCTAACAGTCCTGACCCTAATTATAATCCCGGCCGCTATTACACCCCACGAACTGTCGACCTTGGTTTGAGTGTGAGGTTCTGATGTCCAGCGTCCTTCAGTTACATGGCTTCGCAAAAGTCTGGTTTCGACAACTCCTGGTTGCGGGTTTATTTTTAATCTTGAACGTGCAATTCGTTACCGCCCAGAATAATCTTTTTCCGCGTTTGGGGGGACAACGGGTCGGTACTTCAGCCTTCTCCTTCTTAAAGATTGATATCGGTGCTCGAGCACATGGCCTGTCCGGGGCATACACCGCTATTGCGGACGATGCCACCAGCTTGTTCTGGAATCCGGCGGGAGCAGCTCAGATCACTCAGACGGTGGGTATCACAGTGGATCAAAGTCGCTGGATCGCTGATTTCCAACTAAGCAGTTTTGCCGGGGTTTGGAAATTTGGCGGTATTCATCATCTGGGATTAAGCGCCTTAGCCCTCCATGCACCACCCACAGAGATCACCACTGAATACCACCCTGATGGAACCGGTGAATATTTCAATTATGGTGATATGCTGCTGGGGGTGACCTATGCCCTACGCATGACCGATCGGTTTTCATTTGGATTAACAACCAAACTGGTGGAAGAGCAACTGGCAGAGCTATCCATGCGCAGCATTTTATTGGATCTGGGTACTTTTTATCGCACGGGTTATCAGGATCTTCGGTTTGCGGTGGCGCTGTTAAACTTTGGCAGCCCGGCCCGACCTGGTGGGGTTTACCTCAATAGTGATAGTCTGGAAATCGAATACGAAGCCTTTGCACCGCCCACTATTTTCCGACTGGGGATCGCCCATGAATGGCTCCAATCCAAAGGTCAGGAATTAACAACTTCCATCCAGTTGAATCATCCCGTGGACAATGCTGAGAGCATCACTTTTGGGGTGGAATATGGTTTGGGAAGCCTGCTCTATCTCCGTGGTGGCAATACCTTTGGAAATGAGACGCGCTCCTGGTCAGCCGGGATCGGTTTACGATGGTCCGGGTTCTCCTTTGATTATTCTTACGCTGATATGGCAGATTTGAATCGCTCGGAGCATCTAAGCCTGGGATGGTCATTCTGATGTTGACAGCAACTGAAAGAACTGTTTCTCGCAGAGACGAAGAGTGTCATATTGAGTCCACCGAAATGATTCCGAGCTTATTTTGTAATTTCTTCAAGATCAGCATTCGCGCCCACGTTATACTTGCCATACTATTTTTGGTTGGTTGTGGGGTAAAGGTTGAGCTACCTACTGCAATCCAGACTGACACTCCCATTTCCGGCGCCAATGATACGACCTACATTCGGATCAGCCCTGATTGGGATGCCAGTAATGGTTATGTGTTCTCCAGCCCCTGGGATGTGATCGTCGGGGCGGATGGTTATCTTTTTGTGGCGGATCACGACCATTCAAATATCCATGTGATCAGTGCTGCCGGGTCAGAGGTTCTGATCGATGCATTTGGAAATGACTTTACAGCGCTCACAAATATGACAGATCCTGCAGGTGCTTTTATTACACCGATGGCCATCGCTCAGGATGATAGACTCAACTTGTTTGTCGCTGATAGCAGTAATCGCCTGGTGGTCTGGAATCAATATTTGAACAATGTGGGTGTTGATTCCATAGCTGTATCGATCCAGATGCGTTCTCCAATGGCAGAGATGTTATGGGTCGCTGACTATGATTCAATCGGAACACTTCAAGCTGAGGGCTGGACCATTAATGATGTTGAGTGGTCTGATCAGGGTCTGGAACAATGGTTGGCTCCTCGATTATTCTGGGATGCCGGTGACAGCCTTGAGGCACACCAGATCGAGCGGTATTACATCGATCCTGACTCTGTTCGGGTCACTGGTGTAAGCAGTAATGGGGATCTGTGTCTGGTCGCCGACGCCTACTCCAATTCTATTCTGGGTTTGACTTATGTGCCAGCGGCATTATTAATGACTGGTACCGGTGATGAGGTTCTGGTCTATCGCGGTACAATGACCGAACGCACCGTATCAACTGGCACCGGTAACGGTACTGTAAATGACCCCCGCGGCATGACCCATGATAAGAGTGGGGCACTTTACTACGCGCAATGGGGTGAAAATTTCAGTGTTCATAAAGTGGGTGGTAACAGTGGGTTTGAGTATGGTGTTGATGACATCATGGAGATCGAGCGTTATGATCATGCCTCTGACGTTTGTCTGGATCAGCTCGGTAATATTTACGTAGCTGATACGGGTCATGATCTGGTTCAGCAATTCTCTTCAAGCGGTGGTTTTATGTTTAATATTGGGGTCAGCCGAGTATTTGTTGATTCCACCATCATGGATTCGATCCTGATCGGTTCTGAATATCAGGTGGTAGAACGAGACACTACATTTCAGGTTGAAGTGGCGGATATCCTACAGGCTCCCCGCAGTGTTGCAATTGATGCCACGGGAATCGTCTATATAGCAGACACCCAAAATGACCGGATCATGCGTTATCGTCTTTCAACGGAATTCGATTACGACACCGACAATTGAAATTGCTTTGGGGGCACCGCGAAAATGGAGAACACCCAAATGAAAATCAACCCGAATTTAGGCCCTAAATCTCTGTTGTTCACCCTGCTTCTGTTCCTTTGCCCCCTGCTGATAATAGCAGATGTGAGCATTTATGACATTCAGTTTACCACCGTTGCTGATGATGGTACTTACCCCTCACTGTTTGATGGACAGACCGTGACAACCGGTGGTATTGTAACCGCTACTGATTATGGCAATGGGCGTTACTTTATTTCCAGTAGCGCAGGGGGAGCCTGGAACGGCATTTTTATTTATGATAATGATCACAACCCGGTTTTGGGTGATAGTATTCATATCCAGGGGCTGGTTTATGAATATTATGGAATCACCGAGTTAAAGAATCTTACCAGTTACGAGACTATCAGTTCCGGCAATCCAATACCTGCACCAGTTCATATTTCCACCCATGATCTGGCGACCGAGGAAGCCTATGAATCTGTCCTGGTTGAAATTACCGACGTTGGTGTTACAGAAGCTTTTGACGGTTATGATGAGTGGCGAGTAAATGATGGTAGCGGTGACTGCATTATCAGTAACGGGATCTATAATTTTGCAGATGAAAATATTGAATTGATGACCGCCTATCCCTTTTCGTCAATCATTGGTGTGGTTTTTTATTCCTGGGGAGAGTTCAGGTTACATCCTCGCGGACTGGCTGATTTGCAATCTCAAGCGGGCGCTTTTATTGTCTCCGCAGGCAGTACCACTGTGAGTGATGTTGCTGAGTTTCAGTTGCCGATTCAGGTGGCTTTGATTGGCACTACTACTGAAATTTTGAGCTTTAATATTGCGCTCAGTTATAATCCCGCTGTGGTTCAGTATACCGGCCTTGCTCAGGAAGGCACGTTGACAGAGAATGGACTGATCACTGATAACTCAACTCCAGGATCGATTGATCTGGTGTTTTCTGGACAGTTTGGTCTGCCTGATATGGGTACTTTGCTAAACCTGCGTTTCATACCAAATGCCACAGGGGTAACACCGCTAAACTTTACTTCTGCCAGTGTAAATGGAAATGCCGTTCCCTATATTTCTGATGGTGAGATCAGCATCTTGATCTCGAATGAACCCATCGGGGATACTTTGACTGTCATTCAGCGCCCCCTTCAAAATATTCCAGCCATTGTGACTCCCGGGGATATCCTGGAGGTGATCTGTCTGGCACCTGAGTCAACCATTGAATGGTCAGCTGAATTACAATACAACTCTGTGTCAGTTGCCCTGGGACTGATATCCGTCAGTTATGACACAGCTCTAAATCGTTGGTTTCTGGAATTTTTGATCCCGGAACCAGACTATTTTGAGCTTTATGATCTGCAGGTTACGGCAAGCGGTCTGGATGACATTACTCAAAACAGTGTGCAACTGATCCGGGAAATAAAAACCGAATACAACTTTATTCATATCACTGATACGCATCTAGCGACCCATTATTTCTATGAAAACCCTGAGTCAGTTGGGGATACATCGGAGATGGTGGATCTACGGGAGGTAATCAACGATATCAATCTCATAAATCCCGAATTCGTACTCTTGACTGGAGATCTGATCAACGAGGGTGAACTGGAAGATTTTGAAACTCGTCGTAATTTTACAAAAGCACAGCGTCTGTTGGCAGAACTGGATGTGCCGCTTTATCTGGTATCGGGCAATCACGATCTGGGTGGCTGGGACGCCACACCGCCTCCGCAAGGTACATCGCGCTGGAACTGGTGGCGCTTTTTTGGCTGGCATTGGCTGAGCAACCCACCGGAAGCGGATCTGGATTACACTCAGGACTACAGTTTTGATTATGGTTCCGTTCATTTTATTGGGATGGAAGCTTACATCAATTATGATGGATACAGCTGGGATATTTATGGTGGGGAAAGTTTTATTCCCACTCAGCTGCAATGGTTGAATGCTGATCTGGCTGCTGCATCTGCTAGTCAAACCAAAGTCATGTTCTACCACTATGATTTTTCAGATGATCTGGACCTGTCTGCTTTGGGAGTAGACATGGCCTTGTGGGGACATACCCATCAAAACTCCGGTGACATTATGCAGCATCCCTACAATCTTTCAACTGCGGCGGTTTGTGATGATAATCGCAGTTACCGGGTGATCAGGGTGGCAGATGGTAACGTTCAGGCCGAAGAAACTGTTTATGCGACATGGCCTCAGTCACAAAGCCTTTCAGTAGCATACGATCAAGCTAATGATGGAGGAGCTGATACTGTTTCGGCAGTCATCATCAATAATCATGATCTGGAATTTGAACAAGCCCGGGTCAAGTTCAATATGCCTGCGGGCGAACATTGGTATTCCGTTGAGAATGGCTCTCTGGAACAGGTTATTCATCTTGAGGCAGTAGATATCTGCACTGTATCCCTTGATCTGGCCGCTCATGCACAGGTCACCGTCACGATAACCGCAGATCCGGATCTGGTGAACGTGGATCCCACCTTACCAAAGTATTGGGTCCTGCACCAGAACTACCCGAACCCGTTCAATCCCCTGACAAGAATCCGGTTTGAAATGCCTCTGGCAGCACCAGTGCGGGTGTCTATTTATAATCTGAATGGAGGACTGGTCAGAGTATTGATGGATGGTCCCTTACAGGCTGGACAGCATTCATATAGCTGGGATGGACTTGGGATAGACGGTTCAGTGGTGGATAGTGGGATTTACTTCTACAGAGTGGAATCCGGGGATTTTGCGAATACCCGGAAAATGACATTGCTGAGATAAGTATTTATAGTACCAAATGAAGTTTGCCGCACCAATTATTATCGTTCTGATTTTGATCACTATTATTGGTGTGATGTTTATTGCACTGGGTAATCTACAGCAGATGACTGTGGTATATGAAGGGAATACGACCAAACGGCCCATCGAGATGGCTCTGAGTCAGTTTCAGGATAGCGAATGTGGGATGGTTATTGATGATCTGGCATTTGCCTCACAGGTTGTTGCTCCCAATGGAAAAACCTGGTTCTTTCATGATCATGGTGGTATGGCAGCCTGGCTCAAGACAAAACCCTTTCAAGATGAAGCAGTGATCTGGGTGCATGCTCTGGACAATGGTGATTGGATCGATGGTCGGCAGGCCTGGTATAGTCGTACTGATGAAACACCCATGCTATATGGATTTGGAGCTTATCAAACCAATCGACCAGGTCT contains:
- a CDS encoding metallophosphoesterase, whose translation is MKINPNLGPKSLLFTLLLFLCPLLIIADVSIYDIQFTTVADDGTYPSLFDGQTVTTGGIVTATDYGNGRYFISSSAGGAWNGIFIYDNDHNPVLGDSIHIQGLVYEYYGITELKNLTSYETISSGNPIPAPVHISTHDLATEEAYESVLVEITDVGVTEAFDGYDEWRVNDGSGDCIISNGIYNFADENIELMTAYPFSSIIGVVFYSWGEFRLHPRGLADLQSQAGAFIVSAGSTTVSDVAEFQLPIQVALIGTTTEILSFNIALSYNPAVVQYTGLAQEGTLTENGLITDNSTPGSIDLVFSGQFGLPDMGTLLNLRFIPNATGVTPLNFTSASVNGNAVPYISDGEISILISNEPIGDTLTVIQRPLQNIPAIVTPGDILEVICLAPESTIEWSAELQYNSVSVALGLISVSYDTALNRWFLEFLIPEPDYFELYDLQVTASGLDDITQNSVQLIREIKTEYNFIHITDTHLATHYFYENPESVGDTSEMVDLREVINDINLINPEFVLLTGDLINEGELEDFETRRNFTKAQRLLAELDVPLYLVSGNHDLGGWDATPPPQGTSRWNWWRFFGWHWLSNPPEADLDYTQDYSFDYGSVHFIGMEAYINYDGYSWDIYGGESFIPTQLQWLNADLAAASASQTKVMFYHYDFSDDLDLSALGVDMALWGHTHQNSGDIMQHPYNLSTAAVCDDNRSYRVIRVADGNVQAEETVYATWPQSQSLSVAYDQANDGGADTVSAVIINNHDLEFEQARVKFNMPAGEHWYSVENGSLEQVIHLEAVDICTVSLDLAAHAQVTVTITADPDLVNVDPTLPKYWVLHQNYPNPFNPLTRIRFEMPLAAPVRVSIYNLNGGLVRVLMDGPLQAGQHSYSWDGLGIDGSVVDSGIYFYRVESGDFANTRKMTLLR